Below is a genomic region from Macrobrachium rosenbergii isolate ZJJX-2024 chromosome 33, ASM4041242v1, whole genome shotgun sequence.
ACCCATAAAGAAGCAATGTACCTGTACGCACAAAACTCTTGACATAACAGTACCTTGTGGGGTTGGGACTGTACGGGTTTTCTGCAGGGGAATTGTAACCCTGACTGCCCGTGCCCGAAAACTGCGGCAGCGAGTATCCTGGCCTGCCCAGGGTTCCGTCGCTGTACACACTGCTCGACGTGCTTCCTCCAACTACTGAAAGGAAATCAAGATACtgagatgactttttttttatcatcttttactGACAAATTACAGACAACATTTCTGAATGATAACAGAATTATTCCTTATCACAAactatatatttaacaaaataggAGACAAATTTTACAGTGCATACTGAAAGAATCCCTTCACCACCCACGTACAGAAACATATAGCAGACAAGGAGGGAAATATAGGTGGGACCTGTCTTGCCTTACCATGTAGAGATCTAGCTATCGTGGATGAAGTGCTACCCAGACCAAATTTTACTTGTGAATGACCCTACTACAGACCATCACGGATCAAAATAGATAAAGCACCTTTAATACTTTTCAGTTTGTAGTGATTCCACCTACTGAGTATCAGGGGCTAAGAAAAAAGCTTCCAACAGCACCAAAAACTTAAAACTGCGTAAGGGAATATAATGTGAGCTCAAAGATTGCTCGGTATGTGTCCTAACAAAACCACcaggaagaaaataaggaaaaccttTGGTTTTAACAGCCAATTATTTGTTAATCTTTTTGGATTAACACAGCAcccctttttttatgtaactatatTTCATACTTAACATAGTACATCTTCAAATTTCTAATTCTTTGTAGTTCTTCACATCATTTAAAGCAGTTAAAATCAAATCTCATCTCTATTTACAAATTGCAAAATGGCAGAAGTCAGGGATTTCTGATAACACTGATGCAATCAATGAAAATTCTCCCTTCCTAAGAATTTGAATACATTCATACACAGCTCAAGTAGCGAGTCAGAAATCGTAGAGATATGCCCTACCCATGCCTAAAGCAACAAGAATGATTAAGACTGACTACAGTGTTAGTTCATATCGTCTATGATCCTACAAGTATATTTCAAGAGTAAACCCATTCTCATGCACAAACTCAATTCTGACATGCCTTGTTTAGAAGATGCTcacttcaatttttgtttttgtattgcaAAAAATGATGAATACCTTATCATATCTTGATCAACTTCCACCTGTAGCTATCATAAGCACAGGTAGAATGCCCATGGAAAGATGAAAAAACttataaatgaagacaaatatacagaaagagaggaaTTAAGAGTTAATTGTCATCCTCAGCTCAGCTAATAAAAACTGGATTCTAATACCCCTGTGGGTTATAGATGGGGGGGGGAGCCCATAGGCCTAGCTTGGGTGGAGAGGGGGCCGTTAGGATATTGTGTGACAGTGTAATGACCTGCTCCTTGCCTCTCATCATGAGAAACTTTTGAACCTTTTAGGTTCAAATTCAAAGGTCACTGCAAAGTAATGGGTATACTCAACCACAGCATAACACTGCTATCagcgagagaaaaatatatatttttttttaatttccataacaCTTATCGCTGGGATTTCAGTGATTACTCTCGAGAGAGCAGATTCCTCAGATTAAACAGTTCAGCGGCTGTCTCTTTCACTGTGTAAATTTATATGCTTAAAAGATGACATAGAAGAATGATGTGACATGGTCTTGATGTGCTGCTAAAATGCTAAAGGTCCCCACTGATGATTATTCCAATATTGTTCATCCTGAGGGCAAAGCAAACCAAGAttttaaaatggtaatgaaaCCGACAACAGCCACATACTTCTCAGGTAACATCTTGTAGGCGTATGACTGCTTTAAGACATCACGCTCCTGAGATGAAAGGCaggaaatatataattactgtattgtctAGATCCCTCACTCAGTAAGACTCATGATTCGATTTTATTCTGGATTCATATCTTAAATATATGCTGTGTATTTACACTCCAAATAACCACTCCCACTCTGCCCAGActccacaaaaaacaaaagatgattaatttacaaaaagactcacaAAAAAGTCAGGGATTTTTCATGCCCGCATCATTCCAGCAACtccaaaattaaaaactgcagtCCTTCCCAAACGAAAACTTGTTAGACGTCATGAAAATATCAGAACATTGATAACTTACACTGCGTAGTGTTCACAACGATCAAATACAACAGGAGGAGTGAGGAATGACTCACATTTTGCCCTTACATACTTACTACATCAGATGTACACAAGTTGATACAGCATACTACAGTTAAGACAACGCAACTCGAACGCGTCCCCAACGAGGGCTGGCGACGTCGGGTTATTCCTTCAATTCAGTTAGGGTGGAATCAGTAAGCAAGTTTATTCCGACAGCTTGCAAAAGCGGCATGCTCCGAGCTTCGTGCACAAGAGGAGGAAGACGTGCAAGGTTAGTGGCCTACTTTGGAAGGTACGCTAGCACGCAGACGTAAAGTGCTGTTTACACACggcaaggaaggaaggagctACTTACACTCTCTATTAATATCCAGAGATATAATGAGGGGTTTGTGTTTGTATGAACGACGGTTCAACAACTTATCTGTTTCGTCCTCGCTCTGCGGCTCACCTACAGGAAAACGTCGggaacaaaaagagaaaagtctACAGATGGACGGTAATGGAAATTAAACACGGGGAACTGTGCGTGCATTTatggataaagaaataaaaataaaatgataaaaatattaaattctccaACTGCAACAACCTCTCATTATTCCGGTGGATACACGAGCACTTCGTTTACAAAAGATCTACTGTGCtagaaatgttaataaaattggTTATTGTGGTAATTTCCAACCGCCCTTCTCTGTAAAGATGGGTTAAGTATCGTACCTGTATTGAGCACCAAAGACCCTTACCCTTTATGTGATTGTTAGTTTTCTCATTAAGAATAAATTTGGCAAACCAAGGTCCCCCGTAGCACAGCACCCATTGTTCTTTACAGAGGGTCATTATGAAGTTTCTCACACAGGCTAATACAGAGAGCATCACTTAAGTGCCTGTGTGCTCaagatttatgtacaaaatctaCCCAAGGCATCCAAGAAACtacttattacataaataaaccaTACAGGGGATTTTCATCGCCCTTTTCAGTCAAGATAATTGGTAGTTTGTTGCAAAAACCATTTTGTTTGGATTACCGTCTGGTCGAAGAGTAATCTTTACCTTgtcaaaaagaaaagataataattaaatTGGTGATTTCGtgacaaaaaaaaggatataagCATGAAAAACAtaagatgtatgtgtgtgctatgaaaaaatgaaaaatctaaagGCAGGCAGgcttataaagaaagaaaagacactaatgtaaaaaataaatacaacatgAGCAATAGGCAAAGGCAGATTACTCCGTGTTTAAGCGTATACCTAATTATGCATCACACTGAAAGACCAACTTGAAACAAAATTTCTTCAcagtaataaaacttttttactcaTAATACCCCTACATAAACTTACAACACAGCCTagtatttcatttttgcatttccaTTAAAATCTAATCAAGAAAAGGGTCCAACTTGGGTGCTGAGTTTACAATATTCTCCACAATGTTATTTAATCATAACACTCAAATCCTTTGGTACAACTCTTTCAAGGGGCAGTCCTACCACTTACTTTAGGGTGAAGCAACACTCTCTTTTCTTTAGGTATAACCTTGTTAGGGGATTAGCGTTCTTGTCCAATTAgccatatctcaaaaaaaaaaatcaatgtttgtGTTCAATACTCAATCAGGGAGGACCTACATGCTAAAATGTTGCTTTCGTAAACCAAGATCTAAATGTCTTATATTGTTGCCCTCTACTGAAATGCTCAAATTCACCAAATTTCATGATTTCAGTCAAATTAAAGAACTGTAGAACTTGACaatacaaatgaaagagaagCATTCCCAGGGAATGTGCAAATTTTACAAGAGAAAATGAGTGAGAACTTATCAAACTGCATCACAGAAGCCACAACAATAATTAAATTTGAAGAAAGTATACTAAAAATGATTAGAACTTGAGGAGGTGACATTGGcacaaagaaatatacaatttacacaaTAAAGAATTAAGAGAGGACACTAAAAGATTGTGAAATACTTAGGTGCAACTAAAGTAGTTGAACTCCATTCGGATTCACATAAAAAACAgagcacacacaaaatataaaagagcaaCCATCTTTAAAAGTCTGTCATATGGAAACGAACTACAAAAGGCTTGGACATACgatgaaggaataaaaacaagtCGAAGAATGGGAGGCGTTATAGATACACAccggaaaaagagaagagaacatCTTAAGAGCTACCATACATTACTGAACTACGACAAGGCTAGAATTTACAATGGAGGAGTTTGAAAAATTAGTAGTCGTGAGAAGCGGGAGGTGTTATGACTTACGCAGATATGTGGACTGGTAAGGAGTGCGGCGGTCGAGGGTGGAGGTAGATGTATAGGTCATGTTCTTGTCATCAGGTTCGTACTCGGGTCCTGTAAGGGTTGGCGGACTCAAAATTATCTAGAGAAAGGGTTAGGCAGGGAGTGCTACGGAAGATTTCTGCGATCTGTGGCGGCAATCTTCCTTCCTCTCAAAACTACTACGTAACTATAGCCTAGCAGTATTAAGGCAATCAAAGACACTTCCCCACACACACTCCAAATAGAATGCTGTACAATTCATTTACAATGATGCTTCGTTCTCGCAATCAAatcaccccacacacacacacacaaacaaactatGTGCAGTTCAAATTAAAACTACTGTACAAACATAGAGGAAAATATTCTTTGTCTGCAATCACATCTCTTATAAAAAAAGCCTACTGAGATAATACAATTGTTCTTTTACTGTCGTCAACAACCAAGGGGATATGACAATACATTAAAGTACATGTACACCTTTTTTGCAATCACAAAAGGTATGTCTTTAGTTCCATACATGTTTATATGGATGGCTAGAAATGATCCAGTTTAACTCTAATCTCCTCTGCAAAGGGGTGAGCTTTGTCGCTAAAGTTAACTACTAGTCCCAATCTTATCATACTAAACGTGCACTCGTGATTCTAAGTCTGGGAATGGACGGACGACTTCTCTCCACACGTCACTTTACTCAGGGGGTTCGTTGCTGTACCGTGTCTCTTTTAACAAACACAAACTGTTCCACCTAACTCTCAGGTGGTGCACAAATGCTTGCCACAAACAGAAGCAACTGATTTATCAAGTAAGTTCAGGCTGGAACATAttgtcataaaagaaaaaacacagagTTCTATACATAAGGGGGACTGCACTAGTAAGGCTTATTATGCAGCTgggtgagaggggggggggtccAAACCGAACGGAACAGAAGGCCGGTGGCAGTCACGTCGTACACATAACCAAAACTTTAGTAGCCGAAAACAGAACATAACACGGTGTGTGGTGCGTAGGTCTTGCGTATACCAGGACTGCCACACACAACAATGATCGCTGTATTTGCATGCGTAAGATTCAAGATGATACTGTACCTTGCTGGGATGGAAGAATACTTACACACTTAGTCAAGAGTATTACAAAACACAGAGTGCATATTATTAGAGACATTTAACAACTCGTATGTATCTTGGAGCCATCATTACTTTTTGAATGTTTGTAGCGACGTAATTTCAGGTCATACACAATATCACACAGCTCTCGCTATGAAATACATGTTTGTTCAGTCATCACCTTATCAGAAACTTTACCTTTTACCTTTCTGTAAGAAAAGTGTGTTTATTTAcgtagaaaaaaaatcctaaagaaactgtatggggtaaaaaaaaaaaaaatccagtacaTTTTATTACGAATATGATctttctagttaaaaaaatatgtatacctaACTTAACAACTTTTAATACCTGACTATAAAACTTATTGTCTTTGAATCTAAAATGATGTAAACCTTACATCAGTATACTACTACAAATTAATGACTTCCattctaaaatttataaaaaaaaaaaagcatatgctTGTCATACAAAATGATATAACAGCATGATTTCTCTACCAATACAATTTAGTATCACCTACATTTatgcaaaatatcaaaatgtgtTCCCTGTTTTTCCCTCATGTAAAAGACTGAACAAATCCATAAGAcaaaagtcttctataaaatcTAAAGACGCAAACCTGAAGAGCAATTTAAACTTTCATAAGAGATACTAGCCTGAactacaagagaaaaaaagaaatatgcataaATCAATGAATCACTGTCTGCTCAAAAAATGTCATCAAAGGACAGGATATTTTCACTTCATGGGTTACAGCACTAGATATGACACACCAGCCACAAGGCAACATCCTAAGGCAAAATGGTCAAGTTTGAGAGAGCTGCAAAGCCATTAAAATGTTCCCGCAGGTGACCGACGAAGATCAAtgttaaatgttaatgttttgaGCATCTACATAGCAGAGAGCACATGAAAACTCGCACAATGTTAGGAGTTAGTGCGGGGCCATGTCCACAACTAATCGACTAGAGAAAGACTGATTGAAATCTTGAAATGCAGGGCGAACGTTAGCTTCGCAATGCCTCGCCTCCTTACCTGTGTGGTTGGTGATCGCCGCGTGATTCGGCGAATTGCTCCTCTCGTTCTTGTCGAGGTTTTTCAACTCCAGGTGGTCGTGATGGATCCACAGATCTGGAGGCTTCACTTCAGGCTTACTGCTCTTACCAGATGTACCAACCCTAAATGTATTGTAAATTAAGAGCTGGGGGTTTATTTTGATGAAGGCAATTCTTATATTTAAGCAAAATAAACAGTTCTATAAATGATATTGTCATTCAATATCATTTAAACCCACATATTGCAAAGTCCATCGAGAAAACTCATTGTGTCTACCAAAAATTTTAACCTGAGacatacaataatgataatttttttactttatcaaagacaattgaaatttttacataaaatttaaacaacagAATACTTCAATATCATTTCCACAAATCGGTAAAGCTTACGTGTTACTTGGCCGAGGCTGGGGCTTAACTTTCCGACAATAAATTGTGATGGCTATCATTGCACCTATAAGCGTTATGGTTCCGGCGATCCCAGCCACCACTAACACGATCATGCTGCTCCGATCGACAAACCAGCCTGGGGGTTCACCTATGCTTTTTTCTGTGgctgaaaatgaagtaaataacaaGATTATTGTCTATACAGTATTGAAATTACACCCATGAATAATCTACTTTGCACAAATAGCCTTAACTGGGAGGAATCTTGAGAAACATTTTCTTAAGTTTGTCTCATATATTTCCATATCCTAATTATTACTGTCTCTCTAACCActccagttttgaaaataaacgccagaTCAGATGAGCTGAAATATTAGTTATATAGTCGAATCGTATTATGGTTGTTCTTTGTCCTCCAGTTTATCTAAATATGTACTCAAGTTTTGAATCCTTTCTAAAAAGTCAAAACGATGACCTTacgaaaatgatacaaaaaagtCAGAACCTGTTCCTGTGGTGACTATACAACTTTTACTTCACGCATTATTGAACTCAGACTCACCAGGCAAAGTTGTGAAATTCCCAATGGAAGAGAAAGGGCCAAACCCTTTGGCATTTCTCGCCTGCATACGATAATAGTACAGAGTTGAAGGCGTCAGTCCGTGGACTGTGAAGGTCATCTGGTCGCCCACAACTTCCTCCATTACCCAGTCGCCTGCGGCGTCAGTTGTGTAAAATATAAGGTACCCTGAAAGGAATGTCATAGTTATTAACAGAGGACTGAGACTTATGTATATTCCTAGCTACCCTTGTCTTAAGAGCAAGATCACTTGTATCATAAAAATTCGGTTTTTCTTAccgttcaaatttttttttcttttcacaatctTTGCTTAATGACTAAAACTATTGCTTGGGGATCATCTTGTTCTTGTGTTCTTCAGGCCTGAGGATATATACATGCAGGAACTTCCTTCAAAAAGACACAGTACAGTACAGAACTTTATCATAAAACTGAATAGGATTTCTAGACACCTGAGTTGGCCTGAAACACCTGAAGAGATGTCAACTGGGgagagaaatatggaaatatggaACAAAGAGTACATACATTGTAACATCAGACACTGAAGGCAAATATTGTTTACAAGGTGCTATTCCtttttcaagatttcattttGATTCAAATGTCAATCTGACAGACAACCTCAGGAGAACAAGGTGCAATGGTGGGAAAACAGAAGCTCAATAGAGTTCCTAAGCTTGGAACTAGCTggaaataagaaacaataaattctCATATCACCGATGATGAGTTCAACTTCGATCTATTAACTTTCTTGTGTTTATTCTCATAATCGACCTCAGAGATACAGTCGATGCCGACGCACGTACCTGTGATTTTGCCGTTGTTCTGTTTTGGAGGCTGCCAGTTGAATATTGTAGTGGATGGCTCGCCCGATATCGTCACCACTGTGACGTCCCTCGGCGGAGACGAGGGCCGAGCTTCCAGGGTTCTGTTGGATGCGACTAAACTCCACTTGGATTCACGATGACCCTGACGGCAGAAAGGAGACAATGGAATGATGATGATCGTGACAATTATTGTCACTGATACCAAcgtcaataaaaattttaatgatttaagcCATAGCTCAATCAACACAAAGACAAATTACCTTTAACCCATAAAAGCTAACAAGCATAATTTATTAGCTAATGTTCCCATACAAGAACTTCCAAAAATGTAAAGTCATTACTTGCATACAGAGTTTTCAGTAGTTGATACATGCAGTGCTTAAGTCTAAGAGGGAAAAGACAATACCTTTATTGTTTTCACAGCAAACTCGTACACCGTAGACGGTTTCAAGTTATCTATGAGCGCAGTGACATCACTGGCGTTGATGTACTTGTAACGTGGGCTGGACGAAGAGGCCAGAGCGAAGGTGGTGTAACGAACAGTGTAGTATCTTGTGTCACTGATATACTGAAAAAGAATGACAGTTCATTATTGCAATTGAGAAACTATCTGTAGAGTGAGATAAAAAGGAAGGCCAGATTTGAATTTATCAGCATCACTACTCCTCATTCATTCAATATCCAGGTTGACATTCCTGAGGCGGATGTTCAAACAGAACtttgaaagttcaagcgaagatccaacgcatcactaccctaaaacaattcatcttgttctttattaatttatttatatttttatctatttatttatttggttttttttttgataactgatctcttctttctgtatttcatattatcttccgtAACTTCTTTCAAAGCCTGGATTTCAAGTCCATGACACCtgttgtaggcttgttccacatgaacaggggtttattttctgaacaacaaaataacaaatgtataaattaaatataaaactgtacAGTACACAACTACGGCCAAGAAACTGACAAGACACCATCAGAGAACTGTCCCTGGAATAACACAAACCTGGTTTCGATTTAAAGTGGTGTCAGTCCACTGGAGGGCCACGGTGAATGGAGTGAGAACCTCCGCCTTTAAACCAACGGGTGGCGTCAGAGTTGCAGCCACCGTTTCCTCCGGCAGTTGAGTTCGCACCTGCTCGTAGACTGGCTGACCGTTTCCAATGTTGTTGAATGCACGAAGGCTGATAACGTATTCAGCGTTGGCATCTGAAAAACGGCATGTGGGAACATTAAAGACAAATTCTTCTGCTGTAtagtaaatttatacattttttcaatatCGCAATCCTTCCACATCGTGTTACTCATTTACTTTAACCAATATATCTCGAGGCTTTGCATGGAAATAGCAAAGCTGAAGGATACTTGTAAAATAGTATGACATTTGGTAAGCCtctaaatttaaatagaaaggaaaattacTGGATATCAGTGCTGTATTGATAGACTGCAATACCTCCTACTGACTTCAACCTCATGAAATATGCTACCTATCAAGCTGAGACTATCTCAAGATtatagaaaatacaaatatttacccTCAAGAGATATTTTATGTACGTAAAACTGTACTGAAATAATATACCCAACATCAGCTGTACAGCAAACATACAGATCTATAAGCTAATCGATAATGAACACTTCTGTTCTTACAAAAGCACGTTCTCTACACTATCAACCCCACGGCTTACCCAATCCTTCAATGACATAGCTACGCTGCTTGCTGTCAACAATGTTCGAGTACACATCGGGTATCCCCCGACCCCAGCCTATGGTATATCCCCTAACCATAACGTCTTGTTGAAATGGCGGCTGCCATCTGACGACTATCTGATCTGTGAGCGGCATGGCTGgaagagatggaaagaaaaatgagtaTGTAAAATACTTAAGTCATCTAAGTCAAGGCTAATTCTTAATAAAATAAGGCAATTTAATCGTATGAATGGGTCacaataattctccttgtattttactgatttaattacattttcaaccatttacttaattatttatctaatgGTACCCCTAAAGGGGTACAAGAGATGGCAAACAAGAGACTGATACTTGGCACAATACAAGCATACCTTGAGTGCTGAAAGATAGATAATACACAGTTTCCACTTAGATAATACACAGTTTCCAAAGTGGAAGCTCACATTGAATAAGaacaagtgaaataaaatttacatgtaCAGGAGTGTCCAAAAATAATAAACTCACCTCTGAGTTTAGTAGGCTTGTCTGGGACTCGGTTTTCGTCCAAATCATTTGCGTACGTTTCCGCCTGGATCCAGTGTGTAGAAGGACCAGTGCCGTTGACAGTCATAGCAGCAAGCTAAGAATATGATCTcgattaattaaattttctagaGTTGAGGCATTTGGATCATAATCCAAAACAAATGGTTTCTTATCCAAAAGCTATGATTACTATTGCCATTAAATACTATAACcacatttccatattttcatagaCATGAGTAACTTACTTTAATCATGTATTCGGTGCTCTTTTTCAGCTCGTTCAGGGCGAAGAGCCTCCGATTTCCGTCCGTGGTTTTGGTCTTGGCCGAACTTGGTTTCCCGCGCTCTTTGTACCGGATTTTGTAGCCGGTGATAACGCCGTTCTGGTGCTTCCTCGGAGGCGGTTCCCATCTCAAAATGAGGCTCTGGAGTACATTTGGAAAAGTGCAATTAAAAGTTTGTGTTTCTATCACTACATACGATATTcaatacacattaaaaaatacttttgaaatgataaaactttcaccttttgttttctaagtcaataatcctttttttaaagctttaatttttatgcaataaaaGGTCATTCCAATTAACAAAGGTtaacattaacatcaaaatatctcccaaaactttaattttttataaataaaaatgtctttcttCTTCGTGAATGGAAAAACTGAACAGTTACAGCATATGCATAGCACAATCTTCTCTACCAGGAATAAATGTATACCAAAAGATCGTCCAAACTCAATCTCTTCTACCAGGGACAACCGTATACCAAAAGATCGTCCAAACTCACTCGAGAACTAGCTGGTTCAACAGCGACGTTCTGTGGCTCTTTGGATGGCACGTCCGAAAAGGTCCTGGCAGTAACTTCGTTTGTGGCATCGCCAGCACCGTTCGCATTGATGGCGACCAGCCACACACTATATTCCGTGAACTGCTCCAGTCCTTGCAGGGTGTATGAGGTACCGGTAACTTCCACTTCATGTTCTTCCGCTGAACCCACCTAGAAAATTTCAAGTTCAATGGAATAAATCTTATATAGGATTTGTTTTTACGAATAAAATCTTTATcataaaacagaaattagaaTTCTTTAACATGAAATGATTGGACagtgaaaatttataatttttcacataGTTTCCTtaggtgttttgaaattttgcattcATTGTTTATTAGTTACatgaatcatgaaattaataataagtcTATTTTGTGGCCTCCACAATTAACTTTTGACAATCAACTTTCTACTACTTTTAGTTTGTTTAGTTAAAAAATCTAACGGAGAtctgaaattccattacagctaaaaaagaaatataattattattttgatcttgGGTCCCATTACTGCTTAGTATTATTTAACAGATGAATCAAACTATTTGGACAAAACTCTCCCTCCTGAGCTGACCAGAGACCCTCATGAAGAACCTACCTCCATGTAGTACATGCTGTACCCGGTGATTGGGGTCCTGGCCGCTGGCGACTCGGCCCAAGTGACCTCTAAACTCGTAGGAGATATGGGCATGACCCTTAGTCTTTCGGGAGCCGGCGGCAAGTCTAGATCAGGCTTCGTTGAGACTGGCACCTCTGGGCTCGACATCCCAACCAAGCCCGTAGAAGTGTGGGCTACGACCCTCACCAAGTAATTGCTGCCAGGGATC
It encodes:
- the fra gene encoding neogenin isoform X1 — encoded protein: MGSEMTWWWGTTTTTAALWIFVGICLGRSDGGAAADKDGIWSGLSFAVEPSDTVIPKGSAAWLHCVANGHPQPTLTWRRDNSPVDTSIDTRKTILPNGTLHFSWVARPRSDRSDEGIYQCVASSPGVGTILSSTAKLSVVALPKFDDQPEDMTVFEGERARFACAINGNPPSSITWFKNSHLLELDSRMTLLPSGALEIENVAKSDEGKYYCQARSLDKTKVSREANLKVQEAYALRDPQPPVFIARPKSTVVRVGGNTTLDCAANGYPEPSIVWLKDGATIDMADLDTRFFFLGTTRSLQIIGLKEEDGGTYMCRAENREDSVDAIAHVQVQVPPKFLRKPVNTLAYEKEDIELECKVYGSPEPSVHWLKNGELIIESEYFQIVSGNHLKILGLVEADSGMYQCVASNTAGDTQASAQLKILKTGRSMPSMTGATTTTSVTRTGVPHVEKDPDFVPSEETEAGSGGTGQLNPSAPQHLQAILASNRFITLSWHEPEENNDHIVGYSVYYRQEGSLRERVQNVSASSSSEGLDVYKTQISHLIPGSNYLVRVVAHTSTGLVGMSSPEVPVSTKPDLDLPPAPERLRVMPISPTSLEVTWAESPAARTPITGYSMYYMEVGSAEEHEVEVTGTSYTLQGLEQFTEYSVWLVAINANGAGDATNEVTARTFSDVPSKEPQNVAVEPASSRSLILRWEPPPRKHQNGVITGYKIRYKERGKPSSAKTKTTDGNRRLFALNELKKSTEYMIKLAAMTVNGTGPSTHWIQAETYANDLDENRVPDKPTKLRAMPLTDQIVVRWQPPFQQDVMVRGYTIGWGRGIPDVYSNIVDSKQRSYVIEGLDANAEYVISLRAFNNIGNGQPVYEQVRTQLPEETVAATLTPPVGLKAEVLTPFTVALQWTDTTLNRNQYISDTRYYTVRYTTFALASSSSPRYKYINASDVTALIDNLKPSTVYEFAVKTIKGHRESKWSLVASNRTLEARPSSPPRDVTVVTISGEPSTTIFNWQPPKQNNGKITGYLIFYTTDAAGDWVMEEVVGDQMTFTVHGLTPSTLYYYRMQARNAKGFGPFSSIGNFTTLPATEKSIGEPPGWFVDRSSMIVLVVAGIAGTITLIGAMIAITIYCRKVKPQPRPSNTVGTSGKSSKPEVKPPDLWIHHDHLELKNLDKNERSNSPNHAAITNHTGPEYEPDDKNMTYTSTSTLDRRTPYQSTYLREPQSEDETDKLLNRRSYKHKPLIISLDINRELVGGSTSSSVYSDGTLGRPGYSLPQFSGTGSQGYNSPAENPYSPNPTSSGLGSIVGPSGMPHDGMPIPPQPTQPLLGNLGGPSSSSQFNSMNSEGSSTLGKRSGNPLRSFSVPAPPQSAPTTPQPKHIVGRQGAGVTSPFKKPLVGGSSALAGSNGAGGPSGRWGGPGMRVDSLPEHEEANESLLHAYSTEELSQEMANLEGLMKDLSAITANQFNC
- the fra gene encoding neogenin isoform X4, which codes for MGSEMTWWWGTTTTTAALWIFVGICLGRSDGGAAADKDGIWSGLSFAVEPSDTVIPKGSAAWLHCVANGHPQPTLTWRRDNSPVDTSIDTRKTILPNGTLHFSWVARPRSDRSDEGIYQCVASSPGVGTILSSTAKLSVVALPKFDDQPEDMTVFEGERARFACAINGNPPSSITWFKNSHLLELDSRMTLLPSGALEIENVAKSDEGKYYCQARSLDKTKVSREANLKVQEAYALRDPQPPVFIARPKSTVVRVGGNTTLDCAANGYPEPSIVWLKDGATIDMADLDTRFFFLGTTRSLQIIGLKEEDGGTYMCRAENREDSVDAIAHVQVQVPPKFLRKPVNTLAYEKEDIELECKVYGSPEPSVHWLKNGELIIESEYFQIVSGNHLKILGLVEADSGMYQCVASNTAGDTQASAQLKILKTGRSMPSMTGATTTTSVTRTGVPHVEKDPDFVPSEETEAGSGGTGQLNPSAPQHLQAILASNRFITLSWHEPEENNDHIVGYSVYYRQEGSLRERVQNVSASSSSEGLDVYKTQISHLIPGSNYLVRVVAHTSTGLVGMSSPEVPVSTKPDLDLPPAPERLRVMPISPTSLEVTWAESPAARTPITGYSMYYMEVGSAEEHEVEVTGTSYTLQGLEQFTEYSVWLVAINANGAGDATNEVTARTFSDVPSKEPQNVAVEPASSRSLILRWEPPPRKHQNGVITGYKIRYKERGKPSSAKTKTTDGNRRLFALNELKKSTEYMIKLAAMTVNGTGPSTHWIQAETYANDLDENRVPDKPTKLRAMPLTDQIVVRWQPPFQQDVMVRGYTIGWGRGIPDVYSNIVDSKQRSYVIEGLDANAEYVISLRAFNNIGNGQPVYEQVRTQLPEETVAATLTPPVGLKAEVLTPFTVALQWTDTTLNRNQYISDTRYYTVRYTTFALASSSSPRYKYINASDVTALIDNLKPSTVYEFAVKTIKGHRESKWSLVASNRTLEARPSSPPRDVTVVTISGEPSTTIFNWQPPKQNNGKITGYLIFYTTDAAGDWVMEEVVGDQMTFTVHGLTPSTLYYYRMQARNAKGFGPFSSIGNFTTLPATEKSIGEPPGWFVDRSSMIVLVVAGIAGTITLIGAMIAITIYCRKVKPQPRPSNTVGTSGKSSKPEVKPPDLWIHHDHLELKNLDKNERSNSPNHAAITNHTGPEYEPDDKNMTYTSTSTLDRRTPYQSTYLLVGGSTSSSVYSDGTLGRPGYSLPQFSGTGSQGYNSPAENPYSPNPTSSGLGSIVGPSGMPHDGMPIPPQPTQPLLGNLGGPSSSSQFNSMNSEGSSTLGKRSGNPLRSFSVPAPPQSAPTTPQPKHIVGRQGAGVTSPFKKPLVGGSSALAGSNGAGGPSGRWGGPGMRVDSLPEHEEANESLLHAYSTEELSQEMANLEGLMKDLSAITANQFNC